Proteins co-encoded in one Flavivirga eckloniae genomic window:
- a CDS encoding Crp/Fnr family transcriptional regulator codes for MNPNVIFINSFLDVSEETFEKLASISTFRKFEKGYQIDKSGEVPSKIYMLISGIIRAYLSSETGKEYNKNFFMPFSFVGSLTALIKKESSRLTYEALTDCKVYEIGFKDVMQLCNEDIQVSRLYNKVLEKVFIRYEERQLEFISMDATERYLKLRKKIPGIDDLIPQYHIASYLSITPVQLSRIRKKIDNN; via the coding sequence ATGAATCCGAATGTGATTTTTATAAATTCATTTTTAGATGTCTCAGAAGAAACTTTTGAGAAGCTTGCTAGTATATCTACTTTTAGAAAATTCGAAAAAGGCTATCAAATAGATAAGTCTGGTGAAGTTCCCAGCAAAATATATATGCTTATTTCTGGAATTATACGAGCCTATCTAAGTTCTGAAACAGGAAAAGAGTATAATAAAAACTTTTTTATGCCTTTTAGCTTTGTTGGTTCGCTTACAGCTTTAATTAAAAAAGAGTCTTCTAGATTAACCTACGAAGCACTTACAGATTGTAAAGTTTATGAAATAGGATTTAAGGATGTTATGCAACTTTGTAATGAAGATATTCAGGTTAGTAGGCTGTATAATAAGGTGTTGGAGAAAGTTTTTATTAGGTATGAAGAACGGCAATTAGAGTTTATTTCTATGGATGCAACAGAACGTTATTTAAAATTGAGAAAGAAAATACCAGGGATTGATGACCTAATTCCACAATACCATATTGCATCATATTTAAGCATTACTCCAGTGCAATTGAGTAGAATAAGAAAAAAAATTGACAACAATTAA